One Alligator mississippiensis isolate rAllMis1 chromosome 1, rAllMis1, whole genome shotgun sequence genomic window carries:
- the LOC132250108 gene encoding C-type lectin domain family 12 member B-like, which yields MAQKLPPHQGEKCPSRWSRMENRYYLFSPERRTWELCKSLCISQAAKLLTVETWEEQDFINHELFQYYEDRNSAVFYHRFWIGLPYDSETRKWVWVDGSALSSSLFDLPDPSHPSYQGGACVYVQGGVTKPGGCAETRFCICEKQKEPSRTKKMDQPTKHMVQQRLTLQTAATDGSVRL from the exons ATGGCTCAGAAGCTGCCTCCTCACCAAG GGGAAAAATGTCCATCACGGTGGAGTCGCATGGAGAACAGGTACTACCTCTTTTCTCCAGAAAGAAGAACTTGGGAACTATGCAAATCCTTGTGCATTTCTCAGGCTGCCAAGCTGCTCACAGTTGAGACTtgggaggagcag GATTTCATAAATCATGAGTTGTTTCAATACTATGAAGATCGCAACAGCGCTGTATTTTATCACCGATTCTGGATTGGATTGCCCTATGACTCTGAAACTAGGAAATGGGTCTGGGTGGATGGTTCAGCACTCTCCTCTTCCTT ATTTGATCTCCCAGACCCCAGTCATCCAAGTTATCAGGGTGGAGCTTGTGTGTATGTCCAAGGTGGGGTAACTAAGCCTGGAGGCTGTGCAGAAACTCGGTTCTGTATTTGTGAGAAGCAGAAGGAACCATCAAGGACAAAGAAAATGGATCAACCCACCAAGCACATGGTGCAGCAGAGGCTGACCCTGCAGACTGCTGCAACAGATGGGAGTGTGAGGCTGTAG